DNA from Gouania willdenowi chromosome 15, fGouWil2.1, whole genome shotgun sequence:
tcaagaaaacacaaaatgactccaaaaccacccaagacaactacaaaatgAACAGACATATACAAAACGACTAAAAGATTAGTACTTAAATGCAAAATGACGagagcaaatacacaaaatgacagaaaaatatacaaatacacacaaaccccATGTGTTAATGCTAAAATGGTAAGAATttataaaacgacaacagaactacacaaaatgatgtagaaatgcagaaaaaaatacaaatctacacaaaacaacacatttatagAATATTGTCACTGTAGAGAGCTGGTTCTCAATGACAAAcctagtaaaataaaaaatagttcataaataaaattatgaaaatgcacaaaatgaccacaaaaccacacaaaccttctgttgtttcctgtgtttacgctctttttttttttttttttatcaggaatgttgatcatgtgaccctctgatcagatacaatcacatttctgtggccctgctgtgtGCGTTAATGGTAGTGCATGTGTAGCACAACCTACAGTAAACATGTGTGTGACTGTCTTTGCAGGATGACACTTACACAGAAAGTTACATTAGTACAATTGGTGTGGACTTCAAAATACGAACCATAGAACTGGATGGAAAGACCATTAAACTACAGATTGTGAGTAGAACTTTACTTTTGCTTcaaaaaatacaatgttttCATTGGTTTTATGTATTAtaggttgtttttgtgtgtcagtAAGTGGTACCAGGTTATGGAgcagtttgtgtgtggaaatTAAAAAACTGTCTGAATTTAAAGCCATTTAAACAATAATACATACAATGTAAGTGTTAAAGGgaaaaatataaacaactgTGTTTATACTCATGTATGTGTATGTCtggactagggatgtaacggttACCGGTATCACGGTAAAATTTCCGACGGTGAAGgttattgtttatgatttaaTTACCACGGTAACCGCCACGGTCGATAACCACAGTGTGGAAAACTGTTGAGATAGTTTATCAGTCTCCATACGCATGTACAGCGTGCAACGTGCGCTTCTTATGTTGTGAAGAAAACATGATAGAGAGAGGACGTGATAGTAGCAGCCCCTTAAgacatttttacactttcaaagAGGATTGAATGAAAATCCTCACAGCGTTtctcccccacacacacacacagacacacacacaaactataatgtttatttttaaccgtttttataaaaattaaaaataaatttactgTCGTTGTTaatgttgcatttttgtaaaaattTCTGCTGtgactaatgttaatgttgcaCAGTTTTGagaagtcttttttttatttactgtatttaatgtttattttgcacagtttttTATACTTAGTTAATGTTAACTTTACAGTGTTTTGTTCAGGTTGTTATTGTTAAGACTTTAATATATAACACatctttttaaatatacattttggttaaattattttaatttatcagtgttttttcaacattttgaagacattttaaaaataccgCGGTATACCGATAACGTGATCATTTTGGTCACTATAACCGTGGTGTTACATCACTAGTctggacagatgaatgtatagTTAATTACATGGAttgtaaaattatatagaaataTATCAATGAATTATGTCTCTTTTATAGTAAAAATAGGTGTATATTGTAAGATTATTGAATAATACTAGATAttacacaagttttatataatattatatgttTATACTTCCTCCTTTTCcaacatgtacaggcttcatgtgcaggatttttttttattttattattattattattttcattgtggtaaatgcactgctgttgtgttcatgttcgaaataaaatttaaatcaaaatcaagAGGAACAATTTGTGTTTCAGtatctttgatttttttgaatgaatgcagtaaattattatgttttattttacttgtgaATCAGGTTCTAGGGTTCTTTTAATGTTATAAATAATGGGAGGATTTGTTGTAAAAACTGTCAGACAGATGTGCTAAATGCAGATGTTACTGTGAAACATCTGTCAATGGTTGCTGAATGGAACAGAAGGAGATGATAGTGGTTGTCTATTGGTTAACCCAGAGACCAGTTTAAATGTTACTGAGATCATCTACTCCATTGTTTTCCTGCCAGTGGGACACAGCAGGGCAGGAGAGGTTTCGTACCATCACATCCAGCTACTACAGAGGGGCTCATGGTATCATTGTGGTCTATGATGTCACAGACCAGGTGAGTGTTCACTGTCCAATCCTCCTGTAACTACATCATTGTTTGTCAATACTGCATTCATAACTAGAGGGTTCTCTCTAGGGCTGAActcattttaaattaacaataaacaTTCAGCAATATCcatgaaacaatacaaatgtgttgttttaactgaaCACGAGGTAATTATCTCtattataaatgaaaagtttagaacattgctgtACAAGGTCTTTCATTTGTCACGTATTAAAAACAAGCTAAATGTGTTCAACAGGttccactgcagacctgtttggagctctttgTTCTGTTACCTTTGTTTTGTCAAATAAAGAAATTCACAAGGTTTGAggtaaaagataaaataataatctacaggacaaactaacaaaacatcttaaagcaCCAGTGcagtgtcctgagttttaggtttcctgcaaaaagaaaaaaaaatacaaattcagCAGTTTTGTAGATATTTaaagctcctaaaagtcaaGCATGTgtatcatttttaaatcaaaagtcAACGTGTAATGAGTATAATGAACATGTCACAtggttagttgttctcttatTTCAGTTACTGAGTTACATACTCAGCAGTGTGGTGCTTTCTTAAGTTATAAATGAGGtaacgttttgtttgcagcttcaccaccatttatttttgttgcatgaattacaaattgtaatccttagctctctctctctctctctctcttttatgTGTAAAACTGCTGAACTATTGACATGCTACGCTAACCGTGCTAAGGgtgactgtttttacaaatgtggcctaaaacctttgaaatgtccttattagaagatctaacgcattattttgcaccatatttgttttattattttttaaaaatgggactagtttacCGTTATAGTCTTtgtgccgccatgttgaaatgactttagtccattgagttctgtATGaggtcatttagcagctttttcaatcaaaataacaacttgtgctgctttgggttgatctaaaaatcagtaaaagttaaaaaagtcgatgtaaacctcttttgtttacctaaatttgataaacaaaatctgtgagccaaataatctgtgaccacagggggcgacagttccaactctgctgtctcatagacggcatgaagaagagtaaaaaaaatacagacttAAACAATTGGACCAAACCTTCAGCCATTTCTGACTAGAACAGCGGTTCTCTGCATCAGACAGATTTTACTTGGGTcagcattaatgagcagcagtggatcctggttgcctgtatttacatgtaggagctcttcttctcttcttcatgccatCTACGGAACAgtagagttggaactgtcgccccctgtggtcacagattattttggctcacagattttgtttatcaaatttagGTAAACAAACaaggtttacattgacttttttaacttttactggtttttagatcaacccaaagtagcacaagttgttattttgactgaaacagctgctaaatgatcctgaatgcttcacctcctatagaactcaatggactaaaagggggcGATTGGCGTCATCAGGACGTCATTTCAAGACCTTAGCGGAGGTGGAAAAGATCGGTTTTATAAGCAAGGATCGGCCAATCACGTATTcccccaaaatcagggaaatcctTAGTTCTCACCAATCATTTTTCACAGTGGAGGGGGATTGTGTGGTGCACGAATAAGGGGGTCCGTGAGCATTTTTCACCTTAGAAATGTCTAACCCTCTGAAACACTCTTTATTTTGAGGGTCAAATGTGAAGAAATGAGTTTAACTGATGAATgtagttactcatgcttggtagaAGTTCTCCActaagactgattccaagactCACTTTGTAgcgctgggcaatatatcgagatttaagatatatcgaCTTTCAtattttgacgatatagaaaattgCAATATAGCCTATACCGATATATATTCttataacttattttgtgttaaaatactcgttttctgtgttgctgctttgttcacttctcagaacaacatgttaAACTTAGATTTCTGACGATGTCCTAACTCAgactttcccctaaacaagccacactacagaactcactcacacgtgctgtcccttagaggagaacaAGACTCAGTGAACcatgttgtgcagctgtttaataaatgtgcctgtgtggcatttttcatctgcAGTGGAACCTGTTGgacatgtttagtttgtttttaaaatgtgaataatgAAAGACTAAAATAAGTGATATCATTTAGTATTTCTCCTCTCTctagctgatgcatgttcatgtggatttgttgtttttttttcttaagaattgtatattttgatagcgctttgtgATCATTATGTAGTGAAACATTACCTTAGGTGTTACCTTTGTTTTacctattgttgtaatttgcgctatataaataaagttgaattgaaatattttggacagcaatgtttAGTTGTGCTGTTAAAACAacacgtttgtattgtttcatggttattattcaatgtttttacaataaaataggaTTAGAACAATCATTagttagggaaaaaaaatgtggatcGGCCAAAATCTGAATCGGCAGGTCAGACTTTTTAAAAGTCTGTGATTGGCCAGAAAATTGTAACTGGTGCAGCCCTACTTAGAATTAATCTCACTACGTAGGAATAGAAGATTTGAAGTTTCTTTCTACGTTTTCACCTCGCTGGACAAATAAAAGCAGTACTTTGCGTTCCTGCGTCAGCTTTAAGGCGTTAACTTGTTTCTTCCTGTCAGGAGTCGTTCAACAACGTCAAACAGTGGCTACAGGAGATCGACCGTTATGCAAGTGAAAACGTCAACAAGTTATTGGTTGGGAACAAGTGTGACCTGACGACAAAAAAGGTGGTTGATTACACAACGGCAAAGGTAGGATACCTTGACACGCTCAAAGAATTGTTTCTTTAACCCTCGAAACACCTTTAACAAAGTTACTCTTTAAGCTTAGGTACCAAACCATCTTAAAACTGTCGTAAATGgtgtataaaaatattttttcagatCTAACCATAGATAta
Protein-coding regions in this window:
- the LOC114476668 gene encoding ras-related protein ORAB-1-like codes for the protein MNPEYDYLFKLLLIGDSGVGKSCLLLRFADDTYTESYISTIGVDFKIRTIELDGKTIKLQIWDTAGQERFRTITSSYYRGAHGIIVVYDVTDQESFNNVKQWLQEIDRYASENVNKLLVGNKCDLTTKKVVDYTTAKEFADSLAIPFLETSAKNATNVEQAFMTMAAEIKKRMGPGATAGGGDKPNVKLTPGTTVKTSSGGCC